Proteins co-encoded in one Actinomadura luteofluorescens genomic window:
- a CDS encoding GMC family oxidoreductase, whose translation MSALTGTVAALLGIEDAADLARVTARAEAIGRALPAPARLGLRAGAGTLDALSRLATGHPLDGLDADRRDAFCALLTSREPAARLVEALKIPLLLAAGTELLPLPRASGDPRPDAPLDCTPSGGWPACSTADAVVVGSGAGGAMAARTLARRGMSVVVLEEGRRFTVAEFRDRPPLDRFLDLYRDGGSTVALGRPPVLLPQGRAVGGTTVVNSGTCYRTPDRVLRRWAGFGVPVGDFGARLDEVEATLRVARQPMGPLGRNGLLALEGAERLGWRAGPLRRNAPDCVGSGQCAAGCPHNAKHGVHLNALPQACEAGAQIVSRARVERILVERGTATGVRARRPDGTAFEILAPRVVVAAGALETPLLLRRSGIGAHPEVGRGMAVHPATNIAGRFAEPVVSWSGVMQSVGVEELHGDGILIEATASPPGMSSFPLPGAGRALRRALEGADRLAVLGAMIADAPSGRVHGARHRALVRYDLARDDAARLRRALVAMGRILFAAGAEEVLTGLPRHPSARDDAELTRAVAMASASDLHLAGFHPTGTVRLGADAGRAPVDPSGRLRGVRGVHVADASVLPSCPEVNPQLTIMAMALRIAEGIG comes from the coding sequence GTGAGCGCGCTGACCGGAACGGTCGCGGCGCTCCTCGGCATCGAGGACGCCGCCGACCTCGCGCGGGTGACCGCCCGCGCGGAGGCCATCGGCCGGGCGCTCCCGGCGCCCGCGCGGCTCGGCCTGCGCGCCGGCGCGGGCACGCTGGACGCGCTGTCCCGGCTCGCCACCGGGCACCCGCTCGACGGCCTGGACGCCGACCGCCGCGACGCGTTCTGCGCCCTGCTGACCTCCCGCGAGCCGGCGGCGCGGCTCGTGGAGGCGCTGAAGATCCCGCTGCTGCTGGCGGCCGGCACCGAGCTGCTGCCGCTCCCCAGGGCCTCCGGCGACCCGCGCCCCGACGCGCCCCTGGACTGCACGCCGTCCGGCGGCTGGCCCGCGTGCTCCACCGCCGACGCCGTCGTGGTCGGGTCGGGCGCGGGCGGCGCGATGGCGGCGCGGACCCTCGCCCGGCGCGGCATGTCGGTGGTGGTCCTGGAGGAGGGGCGGCGGTTCACCGTCGCCGAGTTCCGCGACCGCCCGCCGCTCGACCGGTTCCTCGACCTGTACCGGGACGGCGGCTCCACCGTCGCGCTCGGCCGGCCTCCGGTGCTGCTGCCCCAGGGCCGCGCGGTCGGCGGGACGACCGTCGTCAACAGCGGCACCTGCTACCGGACACCGGACCGCGTGCTGCGGCGGTGGGCGGGGTTCGGCGTGCCGGTCGGCGACTTCGGCGCCCGGCTCGACGAGGTCGAGGCCACGCTGCGGGTCGCGCGGCAGCCCATGGGCCCCCTCGGCCGCAACGGGCTGCTCGCGCTGGAGGGCGCCGAGCGGCTCGGCTGGCGCGCGGGGCCGCTGCGCCGCAACGCGCCCGACTGCGTGGGAAGCGGGCAGTGCGCCGCCGGCTGCCCGCACAACGCCAAGCACGGCGTCCACCTGAACGCTCTCCCCCAGGCCTGCGAGGCGGGGGCGCAGATCGTCTCCCGGGCCCGGGTCGAACGGATCCTCGTCGAGCGCGGCACCGCCACCGGCGTGCGCGCCCGCCGCCCGGACGGCACGGCCTTCGAGATCCTCGCGCCCCGCGTCGTCGTCGCGGCCGGCGCCTTGGAGACGCCGCTGCTGCTGAGGCGGTCGGGGATCGGCGCGCATCCCGAGGTGGGACGCGGAATGGCCGTGCACCCCGCGACGAACATCGCCGGGCGGTTCGCCGAACCGGTCGTGTCGTGGTCTGGGGTGATGCAGAGCGTCGGCGTCGAGGAGCTGCACGGCGACGGGATCCTCATCGAGGCGACCGCGAGCCCGCCTGGCATGAGCTCGTTCCCGCTGCCGGGCGCGGGACGGGCGCTGCGCCGCGCGCTGGAGGGCGCCGACCGCCTCGCCGTGCTCGGCGCGATGATCGCCGACGCTCCGTCCGGCCGCGTGCACGGTGCCCGGCACCGCGCGCTCGTCCGCTACGACCTGGCCCGGGATGACGCGGCCCGGCTGCGGCGGGCGCTCGTCGCGATGGGGCGGATCCTGTTCGCGGCCGGGGCCGAGGAGGTCCTCACCGGCCTGCCCCGCCACCCGTCCGCCCGCGACGACGCCGAGCTCACGCGCGCCGTCGCGATGGCGTCCGCCTCCGACCTGCACCTGGCCGGGTTCCACCCCACCGGGACGGTGCGGCTGGGCGCCGACGCGGGGCGGGCGCCGGTGGACCCGTCCGGGCGGCTGCGCGGCGTGCGGGGCGTGCACGTGGCCGACGCGTCGGTCCTGCCGAGCTGCCCCGAGGTGAACCCGCAGCTCACGATCATGGCGATGGCGCTGCGCATCGCCGAGGGGATCGGGTAG
- a CDS encoding DedA family protein → MIETMYAAPAAEPAGGVAGWATDLMDRLGAPGAGLAIALENLFPPLPSEVILPLAGFASAQGRMSLVAALAWTTAGSVAGALALYGIGALIGRDRIRAMVARLPLLKLDDLDRTEAWFARHGAKAVFFGRMIPIFRSLVSVPAGVERMRPATFLLYTALGSLLWNTVFVLAGYGLGDNWRTVEEFVGVYSKAVVALVGLAALAFVAVRIVKARGSARRPGRGRRQGAHRAEARELQRDRDF, encoded by the coding sequence ATGATCGAGACGATGTACGCGGCGCCGGCGGCCGAGCCCGCGGGAGGCGTCGCGGGGTGGGCGACGGACCTGATGGACAGGCTGGGCGCGCCCGGGGCGGGGCTGGCGATCGCGCTGGAGAACCTGTTCCCGCCGCTGCCGAGCGAGGTGATCCTCCCCCTGGCGGGGTTCGCCTCCGCGCAGGGCCGGATGAGCCTGGTGGCGGCGCTCGCGTGGACGACGGCCGGCAGCGTGGCCGGGGCGCTGGCCCTGTACGGGATCGGCGCGCTGATCGGGCGGGACCGGATCCGCGCGATGGTGGCCCGGCTGCCGCTGCTCAAGCTCGACGACCTGGACCGGACGGAGGCGTGGTTCGCCCGGCACGGCGCCAAGGCCGTGTTCTTCGGCCGGATGATCCCGATCTTCCGCAGCCTGGTCTCCGTCCCGGCGGGGGTGGAGCGGATGAGGCCCGCGACGTTCCTGCTCTACACCGCCCTCGGCAGCCTGCTGTGGAACACGGTGTTCGTGCTGGCCGGGTACGGGCTCGGGGACAACTGGCGGACGGTGGAGGAGTTCGTCGGCGTCTACTCCAAGGCCGTCGTCGCGCTGGTCGGTCTGGCGGCGCTGGCGTTCGTGGCCGTACGTATCGTGAAGGCGCGCGGGTCCGCGCGGAGGCCGGGGCGGGGGCGGAGGCAAGGGGCGCACCGAGCGGAGGCGAGAGAACTTCAACGTGATCGCGACTTTTGA
- a CDS encoding sensor histidine kinase: MIATFDVPRGGPRAAGRAAAGLLLAAVTAGVELVLLAVAALLMAYSMAFSRGRRKVPGAVAEGAELLAELELWRLRVFLGEDRAVRYGPLKALAYLVLRVPVGLLGGVILLLLAYGAAAAVRLAVGWWITGDHLDGIPPTWWIVLYTAVAGVVLLFLAVQGLVGVAAMERSVARRCLGPSPLEEYERRIAQLSVTRAQVVDAVDDERRRIERDLHDGVQQRLVALGMLIGRARRAGDGERAAELLRQAHEESQRALADLREVTWRVYPAALDGEGLRAALETVAERSALPVVIDFDVPGRPPHAVETAAYFVVCEAVTNAAKHSGAASVRVAVAGSATMIGVRIEDDGGGGADPGGGGLAGLARRVAALDGTFTVDSPRGGPTVITAELPCG, translated from the coding sequence GTGATCGCGACTTTTGACGTGCCGCGCGGCGGCCCGCGCGCGGCCGGGCGAGCCGCGGCGGGCCTGCTGCTGGCCGCGGTGACCGCGGGAGTGGAACTGGTGCTGCTGGCGGTGGCGGCGCTGCTGATGGCGTACTCGATGGCGTTCTCGCGCGGGCGCCGGAAGGTCCCCGGGGCGGTCGCGGAGGGCGCCGAGCTCCTGGCCGAGCTGGAGCTGTGGAGGCTCCGGGTGTTCCTCGGCGAGGACCGGGCCGTCCGGTACGGCCCGCTGAAGGCGCTCGCGTACCTGGTGCTGCGGGTGCCGGTGGGGCTGCTCGGCGGGGTGATCCTGCTGCTGCTGGCCTACGGGGCGGCGGCCGCGGTCCGGCTGGCGGTGGGCTGGTGGATCACGGGTGACCACCTGGACGGCATCCCGCCGACCTGGTGGATCGTCCTCTACACGGCCGTCGCGGGCGTGGTGCTGCTCTTCCTCGCCGTGCAGGGCCTGGTCGGGGTCGCGGCGATGGAGCGGAGCGTGGCCCGGCGCTGCCTCGGGCCGAGCCCGCTGGAGGAGTACGAGCGCCGCATCGCGCAGCTGTCGGTGACGCGGGCGCAGGTCGTGGACGCGGTGGACGACGAGCGGCGCCGCATCGAGCGGGACCTGCACGACGGCGTCCAGCAGCGGCTCGTGGCGCTCGGCATGCTGATCGGGCGGGCCCGCCGCGCCGGCGACGGGGAGCGGGCGGCCGAGCTGCTGAGGCAGGCGCACGAGGAGTCGCAGCGGGCGCTGGCGGACCTGCGGGAGGTCACCTGGCGGGTCTACCCCGCCGCGCTGGACGGCGAGGGGCTGCGGGCGGCGCTGGAGACCGTGGCCGAGCGGTCCGCGCTGCCGGTGGTGATCGACTTCGACGTCCCCGGGCGGCCCCCGCACGCGGTCGAGACGGCGGCGTACTTCGTCGTCTGCGAGGCCGTCACGAACGCCGCGAAGCACTCCGGCGCCGCGTCGGTGCGGGTGGCCGTGGCGGGATCGGCGACAATGATCGGCGTGCGCATCGAGGACGACGGGGGCGGGGGAGCCGACCCGGGCGGCGGCGGGCTCGCCGGGCTGGCCCGCCGGGTCGCCGCGCTGGACGGGACGTTCACCGTGGACAGCCCGCGCGGCGGCCCAACTGTGATCACCGCGGAGCTGCCGTGCGGGTGA
- a CDS encoding FadR/GntR family transcriptional regulator, whose protein sequence is MPPTPIPRDTVVDALVDRLRDDVLGGRYPPGSYLPPERDLAAGYAVTRTSLKHAIVRLAQAGLLETRHGVGTRVRDYERLGGPELLPMLVSTVGTAWMAEIFEVRREVGAQVAAKAAIHATGEQRARLRELAARVRDAAGGDEAQLAECEVHRVIAAATGNRVYGFMVNALLNAYLAVREGFTHAFADPPAAADRLAPLVEALCDGDAARAREAAGAYFTETEAIMRGSR, encoded by the coding sequence GTGCCGCCCACCCCGATCCCCCGCGACACGGTCGTCGACGCGCTCGTCGACCGGCTGCGCGACGACGTGCTCGGCGGCCGCTACCCGCCCGGCTCATACCTGCCGCCGGAGCGGGACCTCGCCGCCGGCTACGCGGTCACCCGGACGTCGCTCAAGCACGCCATCGTCCGGCTCGCGCAGGCCGGGCTGCTGGAGACGCGGCACGGCGTCGGGACGCGGGTCCGCGACTACGAGCGGCTGGGCGGGCCCGAACTGCTGCCGATGCTGGTCAGCACCGTCGGAACGGCCTGGATGGCGGAGATCTTCGAGGTGCGGCGCGAGGTCGGCGCGCAGGTCGCGGCCAAGGCGGCGATCCACGCCACCGGCGAGCAGCGGGCCCGGCTGCGGGAGCTGGCCGCGCGGGTAAGGGACGCCGCCGGAGGCGACGAGGCCCAGCTGGCCGAGTGCGAGGTCCACCGGGTCATCGCCGCGGCCACCGGCAACCGGGTCTACGGGTTCATGGTCAACGCCCTGCTCAACGCCTACCTCGCCGTCCGGGAGGGCTTCACGCACGCGTTCGCCGACCCGCCGGCGGCCGCGGACCGGCTCGCGCCCCTGGTCGAGGCGCTGTGCGACGGCGACGCCGCGCGGGCGCGCGAGGCGGCGGGCGCGTACTTCACCGAGACCGAGGCGATCATGCGGGGCTCGCGATGA
- a CDS encoding response regulator — protein MRVMLAEDSTLLREGLVRLLAEEGHRVEAAVGDGDALIAAVAEGPPDVVVVDVRMPPSHTDEGLRAALEIRRRWPDVGVLVLSQYVEKRYAAELITADTAGVGYLLKDRVAQVDEFLDALERVGAGGAAFDPEVVRRLLAAHGAQGDPLARLTPRERDVLDTMAQGHTNASIAAHLHISQSAVEKHVNAIFDKLDLSHATGYSRRVLAVLRYLGS, from the coding sequence GTGCGGGTGATGCTGGCCGAGGACTCCACGCTGCTGCGCGAGGGCCTGGTGCGGCTGCTCGCCGAGGAGGGCCACCGGGTGGAGGCGGCGGTCGGCGACGGCGACGCGCTGATCGCGGCGGTGGCCGAGGGCCCGCCCGACGTCGTGGTCGTCGACGTCCGGATGCCGCCCAGCCACACCGACGAGGGGCTGCGGGCCGCGCTGGAGATCCGGCGGCGCTGGCCGGACGTCGGGGTGCTCGTGCTGTCGCAGTACGTGGAGAAGCGCTACGCCGCCGAGCTGATCACCGCGGACACCGCGGGCGTCGGCTACCTGCTGAAGGACCGGGTCGCGCAGGTCGACGAGTTCCTCGACGCCCTGGAGCGCGTCGGCGCGGGCGGCGCCGCGTTCGACCCGGAGGTGGTGCGCCGGCTGCTGGCCGCGCACGGCGCGCAGGGCGATCCGCTGGCGCGCCTCACCCCGCGCGAGCGGGACGTCCTCGACACGATGGCGCAGGGGCACACCAACGCCTCGATCGCCGCGCATCTCCACATCTCGCAGAGCGCCGTCGAGAAGCACGTCAACGCGATCTTCGACAAGCTCGACCTGTCGCACGCGACCGGGTACAGCCGCCGCGTCCTGGCCGTCCTGCGGTACCTCGGCTCCTGA